One Panicum virgatum strain AP13 chromosome 9K, P.virgatum_v5, whole genome shotgun sequence genomic region harbors:
- the LOC120647457 gene encoding fasciclin-like arabinogalactan protein 10, which yields MAMRRVAAAAAALLACVLLVSPVRGRNITAILDGYKEYKLYNKYLSETKVCDEINSRQSTSMTILVLSNDAMTTLASDAGDSLPAIKNALRLHSVLDYYDRKKVKKYGDESAATLYQATGDAASTTGNVKVVDQEDKNYGFSAATPGARICTVTKEVETHPFKFAILEVTAPIEFDGLFDTPSTANLTRLLERAGCKVFASLAARSGVLKTYEAAMGKGLTLFAPNDDAFQAKDAPDVKTMSSANLTKLLQYNALPSYNTKTSLKFVKGTLRTLATTKAGVTVVAKGDDVSLDTGKSKSRVADTVVDSVPFCLLTVDSLLVPPELYVGAPEAAPAPAPAEAPQGSPSVAADHAADHKTKKPSSSDASQTIGALAAACSVVLPSLLLLL from the coding sequence ATGGCGATGcgacgggtggcggcggcggcggcggcgctgttggCCTGCGTCCTGCTGGTGTCGCCGGTGCGCGGGCGCAACATCACGGCCATCCTCGACGGGTACAAGGAGTACAAGCTGTACAACAAGTACCTGTCGGAGACCAAGGTGTGCGACGAGATCAACTCGCGGCAGTCGACGTCCATGACCATCCTCGTGCTCTCCAACGACGCCATGACCACGCTCGCCTCCGACGCCGGCGACTCGCTCCCCGCCATCAAGAACGCGCTCCGCCTCCACTCGGTGCTCGACTACTACGACCGCAAGAAGGTCAAGAAGTACGGCGACGAGAGCGCCGCCACGCTGTACCAAGCCACCGGCGACGCCGCCAGCACCACGGGGAACGTCAAGGTCGTCGACCAGGAGGACAAGAACTACGGCTTCTCCGccgccacgcccggcgccaggATCTGCACCGTCACCAAGGAGGTGGAGACCCACCCCTTCAAGTTCGCCATCCTCGAGGTCACGGCGCCCATCGAGTTCGACGGCCTCTTCGACACCCCGTCCACGGCCAACCTCACGCGCCTCCTGGAGCGGGCCGGCTGCAAGGTGTTCGCCTCGCTCGCCGCCCGCTCCGGCGTGCTCAAGACCTACGAGGCGGCCATGGGCAAGGGGCTCACCCTGTTCGCGCCCAACGACGACGCGTTCCAGGCCAAGGACGCGCCCGACGTCAAGACCATGTCCAGCGCCAACCTCACCAAGCTCCTCCAGTACAACGCGCTGCCGTCCTACAACACCAAGACGTCGCTCAAGTTCGTCAAGGGCACGCTCCGCACGCTGGCCACCACCAAGGCCGGCGTCACGGTCGTCGCTAAGGGCGACGACGTCTCCCTCGACACCGGCAAGAGCAAGTCCCGCGTCGCGGACACGGTCGTCGACAGCGTGCCCTTCTGCCTGCTCACCGTGGACAGCCTCCTCGTGCCGCCGGAGCTCTACGTCGGCGCACCGGAGgccgccccggcgccggcgcccgcggaggCGCCACAGGGCTCCCCGTCGGTGGCCGCGGACCACGCGGCGGACCACAAGACCAA